The Rhizobium indicum genome has a segment encoding these proteins:
- a CDS encoding WGR domain-containing protein → MIPDMSGMSFHLHCQRIDASRNMARYYMLAIQPTLFGETAVVRSWGRIGRRGGERIDVFGTELEAVAHFLDLARRRHRKGYRPTQAAMRPMMA, encoded by the coding sequence ATGATTCCCGACATGAGCGGAATGTCGTTCCACCTCCATTGCCAGCGCATTGATGCCAGCCGCAACATGGCGCGCTATTACATGCTTGCGATCCAGCCCACCTTGTTTGGCGAAACCGCGGTCGTGCGTAGCTGGGGACGGATCGGCAGGCGTGGCGGCGAGAGGATCGACGTGTTCGGGACCGAACTGGAAGCCGTGGCACATTTTCTCGATCTTGCACGCCGGAGGCATCGGAAGGGCTACAGACCGACCCAGGCTGCGATGCGGCCGATGATGGCCTGA
- a CDS encoding DUF932 domain-containing protein has product MNTTLPTPNPVSSGFKVDISRGQRIGRVSSEWFSRPDDERYLSLSELHHAVKARAEHARARTVESSAIRVEATRSDVERLELIVPGDRQPIAPTHWSYGQLCSLVGAPATYMRQLPAPLAAINLQHGLLNHRAELVKTLEMNDGRVELRAVTGPEYGRIWDHELVSAVMKIAGNGTGDTIWKVPGLLDWTSMTHNPFVDITKDTTTLYASDRDVFVFLVDDTHPIEAGRLANGEPDLFFRGFYAWNSEVGSKTLGIASFYLRAVCANRNIWGSENFEEISIRHSKFAAERFAHEAAPALTSFANSSPAAFVAGIRAARERIVARNDEDRQTFLRRRGFSKSETGKVIDMVLSEEGHPPESVFDFVQGITALARDKTHQDTRLELEGKAKKLLESAS; this is encoded by the coding sequence ATGAACACGACCCTTCCCACTCCTAACCCGGTCTCGTCTGGCTTCAAGGTCGATATCTCGCGCGGCCAGCGCATCGGCCGCGTCTCGTCCGAATGGTTCTCGCGGCCGGACGACGAACGATACCTGTCGCTCTCGGAGCTCCACCATGCCGTCAAAGCGCGGGCCGAGCATGCTCGTGCGCGAACCGTGGAAAGCTCCGCCATTCGGGTCGAAGCCACCCGTAGCGACGTCGAGCGCCTCGAGCTCATTGTCCCCGGTGACCGGCAGCCAATCGCGCCGACGCACTGGAGTTATGGTCAGCTCTGCAGCCTGGTGGGAGCCCCAGCGACATACATGCGCCAGCTACCCGCGCCGCTTGCCGCCATCAATCTGCAGCACGGCTTGCTCAATCACCGGGCGGAGCTGGTGAAAACCTTGGAGATGAACGACGGCCGCGTCGAGCTTCGGGCGGTGACCGGTCCCGAATACGGCCGCATCTGGGACCACGAACTCGTGTCGGCAGTAATGAAGATTGCCGGCAACGGGACCGGCGATACGATCTGGAAAGTGCCCGGTCTTCTCGACTGGACAAGCATGACGCACAATCCCTTCGTCGACATCACCAAGGACACGACGACCCTCTACGCCAGCGATCGTGATGTCTTCGTATTTCTCGTCGATGATACGCATCCGATCGAGGCGGGTCGGCTGGCGAATGGCGAACCAGATTTGTTCTTCCGGGGGTTCTATGCGTGGAATTCCGAGGTTGGATCGAAGACGCTCGGAATTGCCTCCTTTTACCTCCGTGCGGTCTGCGCCAATCGAAACATCTGGGGGTCGGAAAATTTCGAGGAGATCAGCATCCGCCATTCGAAGTTCGCGGCCGAGCGTTTCGCGCATGAGGCAGCGCCGGCGCTGACGAGCTTTGCCAATTCCTCGCCGGCAGCATTCGTTGCTGGTATCCGGGCGGCCCGCGAACGCATCGTCGCGCGCAACGACGAGGATCGCCAGACCTTCCTGCGCCGACGCGGCTTCTCGAAATCGGAAACCGGCAAGGTCATCGACATGGTCCTGTCCGAAGAGGGCCACCCGCCGGAAAGCGTGTTCGACTTCGTCCAGGGCATCACCGCGTTGGCGCGCGACAAGACGCATCAAGACACCCGCCTCGAACTCGAAGGCAAGGCGAAGAAGCTTCTTGAAAGCGCGAGCTGA
- a CDS encoding HlyD family type I secretion periplasmic adaptor subunit — translation MFHTQTKAPPPLAPDTNNTFPVASRVLAGVTLGLLLFAGAGGWAATTQLQGAIIAPGIIKVDRNLKSIQHRDGGIVSEIAIKEGDFVSKGQIMLRLDDAQTRAELSIVRAQLVELTARQARLIAERDNQGEIAFAPEFAATLSEFPLVSSGERRLFDGNRRNRQNQKQQLQYGISQLEEELKGLIAQHEAKTDELELVRIEHVKIKGLADKKLIDTSRKYFIDRELTKLTGENGEVQANIARSRARMSEIQVQIIAIDEAARTEAQRELSIIEPKISELTERRIAVEDRLSRTDIRAPLSGTVNELFVHTIGGVITPAEKLVTLVPNDAALKIQARLSPTDIDQVFVGQDARMRFSAFNQRATPELHGSIAYVSAATSTDPATGQIFYLADVAVPPAELARLGPNRLLPGMPVEVFVSTEERTAMSFFAKPLTDQFNRAFREE, via the coding sequence GTGTTCCATACCCAGACGAAAGCACCGCCTCCGCTCGCACCTGATACGAACAATACGTTTCCGGTGGCATCGCGCGTTCTCGCCGGAGTAACTCTAGGACTGCTGCTCTTTGCTGGCGCAGGCGGATGGGCGGCGACGACCCAACTGCAGGGCGCCATCATCGCACCAGGCATCATCAAGGTTGATCGCAATCTGAAATCAATTCAGCATCGCGACGGCGGCATTGTCAGTGAAATCGCGATCAAGGAAGGTGATTTCGTGTCGAAGGGGCAGATCATGCTACGCCTCGACGACGCCCAGACTCGTGCCGAACTTTCCATTGTCAGGGCGCAACTCGTCGAGCTGACGGCGCGGCAGGCGCGGTTGATCGCCGAACGCGACAACCAGGGCGAAATCGCCTTCGCGCCAGAGTTCGCCGCAACCCTTTCCGAATTTCCTCTTGTCTCCTCCGGCGAGCGCCGTCTGTTCGATGGAAACCGGCGCAATCGACAAAATCAAAAGCAGCAGCTGCAATACGGAATATCGCAGCTCGAAGAAGAGCTGAAGGGCCTCATTGCCCAGCATGAGGCAAAAACCGACGAACTCGAACTCGTGCGGATCGAACACGTTAAGATCAAGGGTCTGGCCGACAAGAAGCTCATCGACACGTCACGCAAATATTTTATCGATCGCGAACTGACGAAGCTGACGGGCGAGAACGGCGAAGTTCAGGCCAATATTGCGCGCTCGAGAGCACGAATGAGCGAAATCCAGGTTCAGATCATCGCCATCGATGAGGCGGCACGTACGGAGGCGCAACGCGAACTGAGCATCATAGAACCGAAAATCTCCGAGTTGACGGAACGGCGTATCGCGGTCGAAGATCGCCTGTCGCGCACCGATATCAGGGCTCCATTGTCGGGAACGGTGAACGAGCTCTTTGTTCACACGATCGGCGGCGTCATCACACCGGCCGAAAAGCTGGTGACGCTGGTGCCGAATGACGCCGCACTTAAGATTCAGGCCAGACTGTCACCAACCGACATCGATCAAGTATTTGTCGGGCAGGATGCAAGAATGCGGTTCTCTGCCTTCAACCAACGTGCAACGCCGGAGCTTCACGGCAGCATCGCCTACGTCTCAGCGGCCACCAGCACCGATCCTGCGACAGGGCAAATATTCTACCTGGCCGATGTCGCGGTGCCCCCCGCCGAGCTTGCAAGACTTGGCCCCAATAGGCTTCTGCCCGGAATGCCGGTGGAAGTCTTTGTCTCCACCGAAGAGCGAACCGCGATGTCATTTTTTGCCAAACCGCTCACCGATCAGTTCAATCGCGCATTCCGAGAAGAATAA
- a CDS encoding type II toxin-antitoxin system VapC family toxin — MRLLLDTHALLWWLNDDDRLGSHMRSLISDPENDVLVSVVSLWEITVKLRIGKLVADIDEILAVLPDQGFDRLDIADSHLIALGKLPLHHRDPFDHLLMAQAVAEGAHFVSEDQNVPLYGIEFLTCSDPSTSPDPPGQ; from the coding sequence GTGAGGCTTCTGCTCGATACGCATGCGTTACTTTGGTGGCTGAATGACGACGACAGGCTGGGCAGTCATATGCGAAGCCTCATTAGCGATCCCGAAAACGATGTGCTCGTAAGCGTCGTTTCTCTTTGGGAAATCACCGTGAAGCTTCGGATCGGCAAGCTTGTGGCAGACATAGACGAAATCCTCGCGGTCTTGCCGGATCAGGGATTTGATAGGCTCGATATTGCCGACTCACATCTGATCGCACTTGGAAAGCTTCCGCTCCATCATCGAGATCCCTTCGACCATCTCCTCATGGCACAGGCGGTCGCGGAGGGAGCGCATTTCGTTTCGGAAGACCAGAATGTGCCGCTTTACGGCATTGAATTCTTGACCTGTTCGGATCCTTCAACTTCGCCGGACCCACCTGGGCAATAG
- a CDS encoding DUF2493 domain-containing protein yields MNLTLPTDDAFEPHHASSPTDRFIYEMQIYGHRPFQDEPDPRPLPEEPVVQSALTAIFDALFEMLGDTRLEPDLEDLLWSTVNLFHRTGERIQRELQRNEDAQRTGQREQDGSEVKSVELERLIAEGITFLERRNVFEFMRDYAADLFEAETGSAWRPRTGSKVSHANMTAAMIDSRDFLSARRRAETEVLIPAGTKIAFSGGMDYNDHERIWAKLDQAQLKHPDMILLHGGAPKGAERIAACWAEARKVTQITFKPNWTKHAKAAPFRRNDEMLSVMPTGVIVFPGSGITGNLADKARRLGIPVWQAAEDGA; encoded by the coding sequence ATGAACTTGACCCTTCCCACCGACGACGCCTTCGAGCCTCACCACGCCTCTTCCCCGACTGACCGCTTCATCTACGAAATGCAGATCTACGGCCATCGCCCTTTCCAGGACGAGCCCGATCCGCGGCCGCTCCCGGAAGAGCCGGTCGTTCAGTCTGCACTGACCGCGATCTTCGACGCCCTGTTCGAGATGCTCGGCGATACGCGGCTGGAGCCCGATCTTGAAGACCTGCTCTGGTCGACGGTCAACCTCTTCCACCGGACCGGCGAGCGCATCCAGCGCGAGCTTCAGCGAAACGAGGACGCGCAACGCACCGGACAGCGGGAGCAGGACGGCTCGGAGGTCAAGAGCGTCGAGCTCGAGCGGCTGATCGCCGAAGGCATCACGTTTCTCGAGCGCCGCAACGTCTTCGAGTTCATGCGCGACTACGCAGCCGACCTCTTCGAGGCTGAGACCGGTTCGGCCTGGCGGCCGCGCACCGGCTCCAAGGTCAGCCATGCCAACATGACTGCGGCGATGATCGACTCCAGGGACTTCCTTTCCGCACGCCGCCGCGCCGAGACCGAAGTGCTGATCCCGGCAGGCACCAAGATCGCTTTCTCCGGCGGTATGGATTACAACGATCACGAACGCATCTGGGCGAAGCTTGACCAAGCACAACTCAAGCACCCTGATATGATCCTGCTCCACGGTGGCGCGCCGAAAGGCGCCGAGCGCATCGCAGCCTGCTGGGCCGAGGCCCGCAAGGTGACACAGATCACCTTCAAGCCGAACTGGACGAAGCATGCCAAGGCCGCTCCCTTCCGTCGCAACGACGAGATGCTCTCGGTCATGCCGACCGGCGTCATCGTCTTTCCTGGCTCAGGCATCACAGGCAATCTCGCCGACAAGGCACGTCGGCTTGGTATCCCGGTCTGGCAGGCCGCGGAGGATGGCGCGTGA
- a CDS encoding DUF1173 domain-containing protein — protein MRQFLIGEQAFDEDAPELPARLERAYAQKLRPLCQCKEPPLPMYIARVDDLYVIKRMPLSGRDHAPTCPSYEPPYELSGLGSLIGNAIQIDASGKAALKLDFPLTKKGARGAHASSAELSEPALRNESKKLSLRAVLHYLWEAGELTEWRSSWTGKRGWGRVQSSLMNAASQMTARGGPLSDILFVPEVFHQEDREGIAARRAAALAPAHASGPGQRKLMVTVAEVKEFAAARGGQKIAVRHLPFPFMIEDGTWKRLSSRYETELELWRSSEDFHLIMIATFGISGAGIASVDEIAMMVVNENWIPFESIHEQHLLERLSRLKRKSVKGLRFNLSREQPVVSITLPEQRPEPVAMFIVPISADEDYEVALNEMITVRAEMTPWIWRVAEGEMPRLP, from the coding sequence GTGCGGCAGTTTTTGATTGGCGAGCAGGCGTTCGATGAAGACGCTCCCGAGCTTCCAGCTCGGCTCGAACGTGCTTACGCGCAGAAGCTACGGCCACTTTGCCAGTGCAAAGAGCCGCCGCTTCCTATGTACATCGCCCGCGTCGACGATCTTTACGTCATCAAGCGCATGCCGCTTTCGGGGCGGGACCATGCCCCCACATGTCCGTCTTACGAACCGCCTTACGAATTATCAGGACTGGGGTCTTTGATCGGCAACGCGATCCAGATCGACGCGAGTGGAAAGGCCGCCCTGAAGCTCGATTTTCCCCTGACGAAGAAAGGCGCTCGCGGCGCGCACGCGTCCTCCGCAGAGCTATCTGAGCCGGCTCTGCGCAACGAATCAAAGAAGCTCTCGTTGCGCGCCGTCCTGCACTATCTCTGGGAAGCAGGAGAACTGACGGAATGGCGCTCATCGTGGACGGGCAAACGTGGCTGGGGCCGCGTCCAGTCAAGCCTCATGAACGCGGCCTCGCAGATGACCGCACGCGGCGGACCGTTGAGCGACATTCTGTTCGTGCCGGAAGTGTTTCATCAGGAGGATCGGGAGGGAATAGCCGCCCGCCGGGCGGCAGCCTTGGCTCCTGCCCATGCCTCCGGTCCCGGACAGCGAAAGCTGATGGTGACCGTGGCGGAGGTCAAGGAGTTCGCTGCGGCCCGCGGCGGCCAGAAAATTGCCGTACGGCACCTTCCCTTCCCCTTTATGATCGAGGACGGGACATGGAAGCGGTTGAGTTCCAGATACGAGACGGAGCTCGAACTCTGGCGGTCGAGCGAAGACTTCCATCTGATCATGATTGCGACCTTCGGGATATCGGGCGCGGGAATCGCTTCCGTTGATGAGATCGCCATGATGGTGGTCAACGAGAACTGGATCCCGTTCGAGAGCATCCATGAGCAACATCTCCTCGAACGGCTTTCAAGGCTGAAGCGAAAGAGCGTGAAAGGCCTGCGCTTCAATCTCTCCCGGGAGCAACCGGTTGTCTCGATCACCCTGCCGGAACAACGCCCCGAGCCCGTCGCGATGTTCATCGTCCCGATAAGTGCCGATGAAGACTACGAAGTCGCACTAAACGAGATGATTACCGTGAGAGCGGAGATGACGCCATGGATTTGGCGCGTCGCCGAGGGAGAAATGCCGCGCCTGCCGTGA
- a CDS encoding cadherin-like domain-containing protein, with protein sequence MIEVKGTKSAKIEDDPHDRYVLKSEDKHLRVPLFFSLLLTGFALYLKSALSSRQEAPDAEQQPADDLPDAAPVIDTSTTGSTVQPQDEADERAPAARKAVVIPLSNHKNAVSYPLTESLPIEFNRINLPSLALLKTFNGISVSFHASNDNVWTAPKQALSVVRPPPSSGDKARPSNAQPATEKAANRAPRVSGPVTLADVSGCAGALIGLVDLLRGSVDPDGDAMSIKDISVSSGRLVQTAGGWTYDAAMLGPVTITYQISDGKVSVSQTAQFSVVKPPPILGTAGDDLLVGSSCGDDIGGLAGNDNIDARDGSDTVSGGDGNDNIVAGSGNDIVFAGDGDDVVLAGLGDDQIWGGAGNDRLYGEEGRDSIFGDAGDDVLSGGAGNDMLLGGDGHDILTGDADNDVIDGEGGNDRLDGGDGRDILLGHKGTDSLDGGAGDDVLSGGDDRDTVKGGSGDDAIIGNADRANDGYDGGSGIDVLDYSALAEAVEINLANGTASGAEICNDTISNFEIVRAGSSDDSVTGSAEAEEIHGNKGNDHLRGGAGTDLVEGGDGDDIVVGDADGAADSYDGGNGIDTLDYSAAVLSIVVDLVAANASGAEIGNDSISRFEVIKTGEGDDILRDDEDVDCLSAGDGDDVVVAAADASDDDYRGEEGLDTIDYSQAAHGVLIDLNTGTATGFDVGQDLIDGFEKVVGGAGNDVVRVGSAAVLIEGGTGDDTFEFSVPAGESSADLVHQILDFMVGDRIDVSKYKIFEEVMDGLEERFENIYGEKAAAEALPIRVRHEVTDELSQTFIEVDMDKDQHYEMTINLTGHHLLVIVENA encoded by the coding sequence ATGATCGAGGTAAAGGGAACAAAATCCGCCAAGATAGAAGACGATCCGCACGACCGGTATGTGCTCAAGTCCGAGGACAAACATTTAAGGGTCCCGCTGTTTTTTTCGCTCCTTTTGACGGGATTCGCGCTCTATCTGAAAAGTGCTCTGTCAAGCCGGCAAGAGGCCCCGGATGCAGAACAGCAACCGGCCGACGACCTTCCTGACGCCGCGCCGGTAATCGACACCAGCACGACCGGCTCCACGGTTCAGCCGCAGGACGAGGCGGATGAACGGGCACCAGCGGCAAGGAAGGCGGTGGTTATTCCACTCTCCAACCATAAAAATGCCGTGAGTTACCCTCTGACGGAATCCCTGCCTATAGAATTCAACCGGATCAACTTGCCAAGTTTGGCGCTGCTGAAAACGTTCAACGGGATCTCTGTTTCATTCCATGCATCGAACGACAATGTCTGGACGGCTCCGAAGCAAGCACTTTCGGTTGTGAGACCTCCTCCGTCCAGCGGAGATAAAGCCCGTCCTTCCAATGCCCAACCCGCAACCGAAAAGGCTGCCAACCGTGCGCCTCGCGTCAGCGGTCCGGTCACGCTCGCGGATGTTTCCGGTTGCGCAGGTGCGTTGATCGGTCTGGTCGATCTTCTGCGAGGCAGCGTGGATCCGGACGGCGACGCGATGTCGATCAAGGACATCAGCGTATCTTCGGGCCGACTGGTGCAGACAGCCGGCGGCTGGACATATGATGCCGCCATGCTCGGCCCGGTGACCATCACCTACCAGATCAGCGACGGCAAGGTCTCGGTGTCGCAGACCGCCCAGTTCTCCGTCGTCAAGCCGCCGCCTATTCTCGGAACGGCTGGCGACGACCTGCTTGTTGGCAGCAGTTGCGGCGACGACATCGGTGGACTGGCCGGCAATGACAACATTGACGCCAGGGACGGTAGCGACACTGTGAGCGGCGGCGATGGAAACGACAACATCGTGGCCGGCAGCGGGAACGATATTGTTTTCGCGGGTGACGGCGATGACGTTGTTCTTGCCGGATTGGGCGACGATCAGATCTGGGGAGGTGCAGGCAACGACCGCTTGTATGGCGAGGAGGGCAGAGACAGCATCTTTGGCGACGCTGGCGATGATGTGCTCAGCGGCGGTGCCGGCAACGATATGCTGCTCGGAGGTGACGGCCACGACATCTTGACTGGCGATGCCGACAATGACGTCATCGATGGCGAAGGTGGCAACGACAGGCTCGACGGCGGAGACGGTAGGGATATCCTACTCGGGCACAAGGGCACCGACAGCCTCGACGGCGGCGCCGGCGACGACGTGTTAAGCGGCGGTGACGATCGCGACACGGTCAAGGGAGGCTCAGGCGATGACGCGATTATCGGCAATGCTGATCGGGCAAACGACGGTTATGACGGTGGATCGGGTATTGATGTGCTCGATTATTCAGCGCTCGCCGAGGCGGTAGAGATCAATCTGGCAAACGGTACAGCCTCCGGCGCCGAGATTTGCAACGATACAATCTCGAATTTCGAAATCGTGCGCGCCGGTTCCAGCGATGATTCAGTCACGGGCAGTGCAGAGGCCGAGGAAATACACGGCAACAAGGGAAACGATCATCTCCGCGGCGGCGCCGGCACGGACCTCGTCGAAGGTGGTGACGGGGATGATATCGTTGTCGGTGACGCTGATGGGGCGGCAGACAGTTACGATGGTGGAAACGGCATCGACACCCTCGATTATTCTGCAGCCGTCCTGTCGATTGTCGTTGATCTCGTCGCCGCAAATGCAAGCGGGGCCGAAATTGGCAACGACAGCATAAGCAGGTTCGAAGTCATCAAAACCGGCGAAGGCGACGACATATTGCGCGACGATGAAGACGTCGATTGCCTCTCTGCCGGCGACGGTGATGATGTCGTGGTGGCGGCTGCCGATGCGTCGGATGACGACTACCGAGGTGAGGAAGGTCTCGACACGATCGACTATTCGCAGGCCGCACACGGCGTGCTCATCGACCTGAATACCGGCACCGCCACCGGTTTTGATGTCGGGCAAGATCTCATCGACGGATTCGAAAAGGTCGTGGGCGGCGCAGGCAATGACGTCGTCCGCGTCGGGTCGGCGGCCGTTCTCATCGAAGGCGGAACTGGCGATGACACGTTCGAGTTCAGCGTGCCGGCCGGCGAAAGCAGCGCCGATCTCGTTCATCAGATCCTGGATTTCATGGTGGGAGACCGCATCGATGTATCGAAGTACAAGATCTTCGAGGAGGTCATGGACGGCCTGGAGGAACGTTTCGAGAATATTTATGGCGAAAAGGCTGCTGCAGAAGCCCTGCCGATCCGGGTTCGCCATGAGGTAACGGACGAATTGAGCCAGACCTTCATCGAAGTCGATATGGACAAGGATCAGCATTACGAAATGACGATCAATCTTACGGGCCACCACTTGCTCGTGATTGTCGAGAATGCATGA
- a CDS encoding DUF7146 domain-containing protein: MLSASDLANRLARDAEAVCRHYLSASRRAGNYWIVGDVANTKGRSLYVHLSGSRAGHWTDAATGQYGDLLDLVRETCGLVDFRDVADEARHFLSLPRPEPASSRRGEASDQPPVDRPAAERATRLFRMTQPLAGTLGDSYLGQRAILRASLHPALGFHPSCYYRDFVTGRTTSYPALVAAVTDRFGQITGVHRTWLDPNGAGKAKVEDPRRALGGLLGNAVRFGFPLHELVPVMVAGEGLESILSLSDVMPAMPMVAALTANHLAAFLPPAGCLRLYIAGDADAAGRYGIERLSRSAQALGILPLVLAPELGDFNEDLRWLGPDRLTANLRAQLVPEDAMNFLPA; the protein is encoded by the coding sequence ATGTTGTCCGCTTCCGACCTGGCGAACCGTCTCGCGCGCGATGCCGAGGCGGTCTGTCGCCACTATCTTTCCGCCAGCCGCCGGGCCGGTAATTATTGGATCGTTGGCGATGTCGCCAACACCAAAGGCAGGTCGCTCTATGTGCACCTCTCCGGTTCGCGTGCCGGGCATTGGACGGATGCGGCGACCGGCCAGTATGGCGACCTTCTCGATCTCGTGCGGGAAACCTGCGGGCTGGTCGACTTCCGCGATGTCGCCGACGAGGCTCGCCATTTCCTCAGCCTTCCCCGACCCGAACCGGCTTCGTCCCGTAGGGGCGAGGCCTCCGACCAGCCGCCGGTCGATAGACCGGCGGCGGAGCGTGCAACGCGGCTCTTTCGAATGACCCAGCCGTTGGCGGGAACGCTTGGCGACAGCTATCTGGGCCAGCGCGCCATTCTGCGGGCGTCCCTCCATCCCGCCCTGGGCTTCCACCCGTCCTGCTACTATCGGGATTTCGTGACCGGTCGGACGACCAGTTACCCGGCGCTCGTCGCCGCTGTGACCGATCGCTTCGGGCAGATCACTGGCGTGCATCGCACATGGCTCGATCCGAATGGCGCCGGCAAGGCGAAGGTCGAGGATCCCCGTCGTGCGCTCGGCGGTCTTCTCGGCAATGCCGTGCGCTTCGGCTTTCCGCTCCATGAGCTCGTGCCTGTCATGGTAGCGGGCGAAGGCCTGGAATCGATCCTGTCGCTATCCGATGTGATGCCCGCGATGCCGATGGTCGCCGCGCTCACCGCCAACCACCTCGCGGCCTTCTTGCCGCCGGCGGGGTGCCTGCGCCTCTACATCGCCGGCGATGCCGATGCCGCCGGCCGGTACGGGATCGAGCGGTTGAGCCGCAGTGCACAGGCGCTCGGCATCCTGCCGCTGGTGCTCGCCCCCGAACTCGGCGACTTCAACGAGGATTTGCGTTGGCTCGGCCCGGACCGGCTGACGGCGAACCTGCGGGCGCAACTCGTTCCGGAAGATGCGATGAACTTTCTGCCGGCATGA
- a CDS encoding type II toxin-antitoxin system Phd/YefM family antitoxin, which translates to MSEPRPNVSSPRRVGVREFRGNLTFFLKQVQDGQRFVLMSHHKVVAEIGPPSVDVAVRKPGALRGKIRVSDDFDSLPADVLKAMEDGT; encoded by the coding sequence ATGTCTGAACCTCGACCGAACGTATCTTCTCCCCGCCGTGTGGGCGTGCGGGAGTTTCGCGGTAATCTGACATTCTTCCTGAAGCAGGTTCAGGATGGGCAGAGGTTCGTTCTGATGTCTCATCATAAGGTCGTTGCCGAAATCGGCCCTCCGTCAGTCGACGTGGCCGTGCGCAAGCCCGGCGCTTTGCGCGGCAAGATCAGAGTTTCTGATGATTTCGACAGCCTACCCGCAGATGTCCTGAAGGCGATGGAAGACGGGACGTGA